Below is a genomic region from Henckelia pumila isolate YLH828 chromosome 3, ASM3356847v2, whole genome shotgun sequence.
GTCTCTCTCCTCTCCGCCTTCCTCCTCCTGGTTCTCTTCTCCCTCAACTTCCTCTTCTACAGGAACAAATCCACCCACGGCGGATCTCCGCTGCCGCCGGGGAGGACCGGCTGGCCCGTCGTCGGCGAGAGCCTCGAGTTCCTTTCCACCGGCTGGAAGGGTCATCCCGAAAAGTTCATCTTCGACAGGATATCCAAGTACTCTTCCCAGGTTTTCCGGACTCATCTCTTGGGAGAACCCGCCGCCGTGTTCTGCGGCGCCAGCGGCAACAAGTTCTTGTTCTCCAACGAGAACAAGCTCGTTCACGCATGGTGGCCTAGCTCCGTCGACAAAGTCTTCCCTTCTTCCAACAATTCTTCTTCCAAAGAAGAAGCCATCAAGATGAGGAAAATGCTCCCCAACTTCTTGAAGCCCGAGGCTCTCCAAAGATACGTCGGGATAATGGATCATATAGCGAAAAGACACTTTTCCGACGGGTGGGAAAACAAAGACCAAGTGGTGGTGTTCCCTCTGGCCAAGAACTACACTTTCTGGCTGGCGTGTAGGCTCTTCGTGAGCATCGAGGATCCCAAGCACGTGGCTAAATTCGCGGACCCTTTCAATCTTTTGGCCTCGGGTTTGATATCCATCCCAATAGACTTGCCCGGAACGCCGTTTTACAAGGCGATAAAGGCGTCGAACTTTATAAGGAAAGAGCTGGCCTCCATCATCAAGCAGAGGAAAATCGATCTAGCGGAGGGGAAAGCCACGGCTACGCAAGACATACTGTCGCACATGCTGCTTACGAGCGATGAAAGCGGGAGATTCATGGGTGAATTGGAAATCGCGGACAAGATATTGGGTCTGCTCATCGGTGGCCACGATACGGCTAGCTCTGCATGTACTTTTGTCGTCAAATATCTCGGGGAGTTGCCGGAGATCTACGAGGGAGTCTACAAAGGTACGTACGATTTCATTAAACATTTGTTGCATTTTGAGTCTTCATTTTTCCTAATTATATTTATGGGTTACTACTAATCCGTTGAAAGTTTCTTTCGCTACTGACTTATAATGTGGTAAAACGAGTttatacattaaaaaaaaaaaaaaaagagagagagattATAAGTATAAAAATTAGAAGTAAAATTTTTGGCATAGAAAAAATTGATCCGTCTATCAAGACTTTttgtctttttctttctttctttctttctttcttttttttttttttttttttatttttatgtggcCCTTTTCATCGGATGCCGATAGAGTAATAACACTTAGTTTTAGGAAGATTTCGTTGATTTTTCCAaacatattaatatataaaatgataTACCTTTAGTAAGTTTGAATTTTTGTTACCGATAATGTTTCTAATAAATTATTAGAGAAATGACATATATCACCAATGTGAAAGCGTAAGTTTGCTAGTTTTTTTAGTTAATAATCCCGTGATTCTAGATCTGTAACATACATGCACCTTTTTTCAACTAAATAATGGTTGAACTGcctttaaatgatttttatgaactctttttgaattcttttattgaaaaattaaattaaaatattaatgcattaacttatattttcaattaagtttatttatactaccactttaattaatttaaatattaaattttatttaaaaataattaaacttattacttaatttaatgtaataataaaatttactattaaaatatatttcacatgtaacaaatattaaaataaaataattatatatacttTTGATAgttatataactaaaatttgattattttattcaattaaatttagaattataaaacaaaattaatttaattatttattttagaatgtgtatttttgtattttttagcTTGTGAGATaatatcataaaaatttttgtgaaacttttgaaaatttgtcccgtgaattattaaaaattgtttgttttttttaatttttctagtCCTTTAAATTTTGGCTTTACGTACGTCACAAAACGATAAGCTTGTATCTTTCGTCCTTCGTGACCTCTCATTCATCCTTTGGCACACACACATCTTCTGcataaattaagaaaataatttacaatatatacttttcaaaataatttcttaATTTGTTTGAAAACACACAAATTTAAATGAATGGGATGGAGGGAGTATTTAAATTTCTCAAAATTATTGCTATATGTTTGATCCgaacattttattttatttttattcgaaaattatAAATTGAATAGGTGCGAATTGGAGACTTCTTGTAGTGTACTATTGACTTAATACATACATGTCAACAATCGGCAGCCACTTATGTGTACtacatattaataaatatttttctacCAAGTCAGAATCCACCTACCAAGGATCTAATTCAATTTCTTATTTTCACATATAATTATTTTCAAGATAATTCCATATTTCAACTTATGACTCTAAGATGCTAACATCATTCTATTTCATGACATCAAGATTCAAAACATAATATAATCCTACTACCCACATAATTCGTCTTACCATTAATCTATCATTTATGGTGTGTAGAACAAATGGAAATCGCAAACTCAAAGGCCCCCGGCGAATTATTGAATTGGGATGACATT
It encodes:
- the LOC140886605 gene encoding beta-amyrin 28-monooxygenase-like yields the protein MELFYVSLLSAFLLLVLFSLNFLFYRNKSTHGGSPLPPGRTGWPVVGESLEFLSTGWKGHPEKFIFDRISKYSSQVFRTHLLGEPAAVFCGASGNKFLFSNENKLVHAWWPSSVDKVFPSSNNSSSKEEAIKMRKMLPNFLKPEALQRYVGIMDHIAKRHFSDGWENKDQVVVFPLAKNYTFWLACRLFVSIEDPKHVAKFADPFNLLASGLISIPIDLPGTPFYKAIKASNFIRKELASIIKQRKIDLAEGKATATQDILSHMLLTSDESGRFMGELEIADKILGLLIGGHDTASSACTFVVKYLGELPEIYEGVYKEQMEIANSKAPGELLNWDDIQKMKYSWNVACEVLRLAPPLQGAFREAISDFMFNGFSIPKGWKIYWSANSTHINPECFPDPKRFDPSRFDGSGPAPYTFVPFGGGPRMCPGKEYARLEILVFMHHLVKRFKWEQIIADEKIVVNPMPIPAKGLPIRLYPHKA